A stretch of DNA from Acidimicrobiales bacterium:
GCTCGTGGTTGAGCGACGCGAACGCTGAAACCCGGATTAACGCGCCTTCGAGCTCACGGATGTTGTCCCGTACGTGAGTCGCGATGAGCTCTAGTACGTCCCCGGGGATCGGGACGCGCTCGGCGTCGGCTTTTTTCCGGAGGATTGCAAGGCGCGTCTCGAGCTCTGGAGGTTGAACGTCCGTCGTAAGGCCCCACTCGAAGCGGCTTCGGAGCCTGTCCTCGAGCGTGGCGATGGAACGAGGATGGCGGTCGGACGACAGGACGATCTGCTTGGACCCTTCGTAGAGCCAGTTGAAGGTGTGGAAGAACTCCTCCTGGAGCCCCTCTTTGCCTTCCATGAACTGGATGTCGTCGACGAGCAGCACGTCGCACTCGCGGTA
This window harbors:
- a CDS encoding chromosomal replication initiator protein DnaA, whose amino-acid sequence is YRECDVLLVDDIQFMEGKEGLQEEFFHTFNWLYEGSKQIVLSSDRHPRSIATLEDRLRSRFEWGLTTDVQPPELETRLAILRKKADAERVPIPGDVLELIATHVRDNIRELEGALIRVSAFASLNHEPPTVEVAARVLSDILEADRPRQITPKLILESTATAFGFSVEDLCGTSRRRPLVNARQIGMYLFRELTDYSYPAIAREFGGRDHTTVIHAVEKVAGLMRERRQIFDQVTALIYDIKGGS